One window of the Populus nigra chromosome 4, ddPopNigr1.1, whole genome shotgun sequence genome contains the following:
- the LOC133692255 gene encoding auxilin-like protein 1 isoform X2, with the protein MEHQQVSSVSAAAPFSKKFSYDRGHGGKHVYDGVFSGGGGAVKLGARVLDYREIFGGTAATASSIPILDVPELNENSKVSSFGAQRADYATIFGGFGDDDFGLLHEELFAKRKKVKSSINGTRSLAEARSRNAGSKHSNVSKEQKDSSPEAPFQSIDGVKLLNVSYNKSNPGNKNGTNGMTRVAQLHAVPGYTFLVDEITPSKMTEGGKPARSVLNDSHLNANVGKSVKEDTARRKAVSGPQPRIADTNSFRSPAEFQKKSSRNRSISNDMPFDAFEIGLGRRPPSSSPTNSSYNIGGTDISKNSKFGVSRNDASRGADLPASSDEEMDANSDAAASAAALRKAIEEAQMKIKIAKELMERKNEGFQNRAKTGFNKSWKAQKSEVKTEERLKRSNELVDREMREKEDTAKQEFTGVSEGNVSKASQLTPDFGDEKKSSFANNAAGETHSKESKSTRTDNRLEAEDWESTEEFFEAADYEDIRDMPSEFEQSDNAEKMASYNHENKWSEKMTAEEKLKKPEECTEEVFNEDKVERELNSMVGAFQWNLYANFVKPSQVCHQEENEIKTRISNNHEETYQTPTVSDEWKDCETVLENLHQPEENVKLPVQELDENEDMKELKDAQDWVETKKKQREALDHKETDNRSDEVSIREENDRDLDQIYEKKQNVEGQQEERDRVECEMKQGGWNLEEYAEKLNDLHRGEISGDDGETEESEKPEKLVDDEEILKKNDQMNKPEESTKLPVHELEENEDMKELKDWVEIEKQRREALDHKETENRSDEVPIREENDRGLNQMYEKEENVEGQQEEWDRVECEMKRGWNLEEYEEKLNDLHRGEISGEDGETEKNEKLDKLVDDEEILKISDQMNGPEENTELPVQELEENEDMKGLKDAQDWVETEKKQREALDHRETENRSDEVPIGEESNGGLDQIYEKKENMEGQRKEWDRVECEMKQGGWNLEENEKLNDLHRREILGEEGKIEESEKPEELMDDEEIIKKSDQMNETENREEKAHEGIETERIRSKSCLGEQDEKTMEVTEQALRYEGDNLEMAEDANEQCENENLGGSDNALGCKINFAFGDLKAEVLTAKENGRVMGVTESSPLLQGTEKESEAVEDANNLEQQNCEIAGLTQGFIGLDRIKKHTADVTEARLNGENGIYLGESDINFDDKQNEHHVTEYKNMSNQEKCFEEVTNEMDDNGNVDICEPEVGTDNEESEKSSISSHNERWSSDETESLHDPECCVEEAAHELGENNNDVKESEVATNHEKDKNSFESSDEDRWVGNGVDTEASQQPIFEGQGKTTEISLEEEPNQSTSKKEENHCKNPAIEEKEAEDNLQRKLEVEKKHFSKKEEVKVREIEREKERIAVERAIQEARERAFAEARERAAVKRAAAEAHERLKAEVRERLGKALLEANNKLAAEKASFEAKLKAERAAVERATAEARQRALEKALSEKVAFKARNQAEKSAAERFSSISKDNGMNSRDKQCNDPGPSSSSRYPGSSNHGERFNGGNGESAPRNKATLERHQRTAERAAKALAEKNMRELLAQKEQAERNRLAETLEADVKRWSSGKERNLRALLSTLPYILGPDSGWQPIPLTELVSSTAVKKAYRKATLFVHPDKLQQRGASIQLKYTCEKVFDLLKDAWNKFSAEER; encoded by the exons ATGGAGCACCAGCAAGTCTCCTCTGTCTCTGCTGCTGCTCCGTTTTCAAAGAAGTTTAGTTATGACCGTGGACATGGCGGAAAGCATGTGTACGACGGCGTTTTTAGTGGCGGTGGTGGTGCAGTGAAGCTCGGGGCTCGAGTGTTGGATTATAGAGAGATATTTGGTGGGACTGCTGCTACTGCTTCATCGATTCCGATTCTTGATGTCCCCGAGCTGAATGAGAACAGTAAGGTCTCTTCTTTTGGTGCACAAAGGGCTGATTACGCCACGATTTTCGGTGGTTTTGGAGATGATGATTTTGGTTTGCTTCACGAAGAACTCTTTGCTAAACGAAAGAAAGTCAAGAGTTCTATCAATGGAACTCG GTCTCTAGCCGAAGCAAGGTCGCGGAATGCCGGGTCAAAACATTCTAATGTCTCAAAAGAGCAAAAAGATTCATCACCTGAAGCACCATTCCAGTCGATTGATGGTGTAAAACTGCTTAACGTGTCTTATAATAAAAGCAACCCAGGGAACAAAAATGGGACAAATGGAATGACACGTGTTGCTCAACTTCATGCAGTTCCTGGCTATACTTTTCTAGTTGATGAAATCACCCCCTCAAAGATGACTGAAGGTGGCAAGCCAGCACGATCAGTCCTAAATGATTCTCATCTCAATGCTAATGTTGGTAAGAGTGTGAAGGAAGACACAGCTCGCAGGAAAGCTGTGTCAGGTCCACAACCCAGAATTGCTGACACAAATAGTTTTAGAAGTCCCGCTGAGTTTCAGAAGAAATCAAGTCGAAATAGATCCATTTCGAATGATATGCCTTTTGATGCGTTTGAAATTGGCCTAGGCAGACGTCCACCTTCAAGCTCACCAACTAATTCCAGCTATAATATTGGTGGCACCGATATATCAAAGAATTCCAAGTTTGGAGTTTCTAGAAATGATGCTTCTAGAGGTGCAGATTTACCAGCTTCTTCTGATGAGGAAATGGATGCAAATTCAGATGCTGCTGCCTCAGCAGCTGCACTTAGAAAGGCAATAGAGGAGGCTCAAATGAAGATTAAAATTGCAAAAGAATTGATGGAAAGAAAGAACGAAGGGTTTCAAAATCGTGCAAAGACAGGCTTTAATAAAAGCTGGAAAGCTCAGAAGAGCGAGGTTAAAACTGAAGAAAGATTAAAAAGATCCAATGAGCTGGTGGATCGGGAAATGCGTGAAAAAGAGGATACTGCAAAGCAAGAATTCACTGGCGTATCAGAGGGTAATGTGTCAAAAGCAAGCCAACTAACTCCAGATTTTGGAGATGAGAAGAAATCTTCTTTTGCTAATAATGCTGCTGGAGAAACACACAGCAAGGAATCCAAGTCAACTAGAACAGATAATAGGCTGGAAGCTGAAGACTGGGAATCAACAGAAGAGTTTTTTGAAGCTGCGGACTATGAGGATATCAGGGACatgccatcagaatttgagcagtCAGACAATGCAGAGAAAATGGCATCATataatcatgaaaataaatggagCGAGAAGATGACtgcagaagaaaaattaaaaaagccaGAGGAGTGCACTGAGGAAGTTTTTAATGAGGACAAGGTCGAGAGAGAACTAAATTCAATGGTAGGAGCATTTCAGTGGAATTTATATGCAAACTTTGTTAAGCCATCACAAGTTTGCCATcaggaagaaaatgaaatcaaaacGAGAATTTCTAATAACCATGAAGAAACTTATCAAACACCTACAGTCTCTGATGAATGGAAAGACTGTGAAACTGTGCTGGAAAATCTTCACCAACCTGAAGAAAACGTAAAACTTCCAGTCCAGGAGTTGGATGAAAATGAAGATATGAAGGAACTAAAAGATGCTCAGGACTGGGTCGAAACCAAGAAGAAACAAAGGGAGGCATTGGATCACAAGGAAACGGATAATAGATCAGATGAAGTTTCTATCAGGGAGGAGAATGACAGAGACCTTGATCAgatatatgagaaaaaacaaaatgtggAGGGACAGCAAGAAGAACGGGACAGGGTAGAATGTGAAATGAAACAAGGAGGTTGGAACCTAGAAGAATATGCGGAGAAACTAAATGATTTGCACAGGGGAGAAATATCAGGCGATGATGGTGAGACAGAAGAGAGTGAGAAGCCAGAAAAACTAGTGGATGATGAGgagatactaaaaaaaaatgatcagatGAATAAACCTGAAGAAAGCACGAAACTTCCGGTCCATGAGTTGGAGGAAAATGAAGATATGAAGGAACTAAAGGACTGGGTGGAAATCGAGAAGCAACGAAGGGAGGCATTAGATCATAAGGAAACAGAGAATAGATCAGATGAAGTTCCTATTAGGGAGGAGAATGACAGAGGCCTCAATCAGATGtatgagaaagaagaaaatgtgGAGGGACAGCAAGAAGAATGGGACAGGGTAGAATGTGAAATGAAACGAGGTTGGAACCTAGAAGAATACGAGGAGAAACTAAATGATTTGCACAGGGGAGAAATATCAGGCGAAGATGGTGAGACAGAAAAGAATGAGAAGCTGGATAAACTTGTGGATGATGAGGAGATACTAAAAATAAGTGATCAGATGAATGGACCTGAAGAAAACACAGAACTTCCAGTCCAGGAGTTGGAGGAAAATGAAGATATGAAGGGACTAAAAGATGCTCAGGATTGGGTGGAAACTGAGAAGAAACAAAGGGAGGCACTAGATCATAGGGAAACAGAGAATAGATCAGATGAAGTTCCTATTGGAGAGGAGAGCAACGGAGGCCTCGATCAGATAtatgagaagaaagaaaacatggAGGGACAGCGAAAAGAATGGGACAGGGTAGAATGTGAAATGAAACAAGGAGGTTGGAACCTAGAAGAAAATGAGAAACTAAATGACTTGCACAGAAGAGAAATATTAGGCGAAGAGGGTAAGATAGAAGAGAGTGAGAAGCCAGAAGAACTCATGGATGATGAGGAAATAATCAAAAAGAGTGATCAGATGAATGAAACTGAGAATAGAGAAGAGAAGGCACACGAAGGGATAGAAACTGAGAGGATAAGATCCAAGAGTTGCCTGGGGGAACAAGATGAGAAGACCATGGAAGTGACTGAACAGGCCTTAAGATACGAGGGGGACAATCTTGAAATGGCCGAGGATGCAAATGAGCAGTGTGAAAATGAGAACCTGGGTGGGAGTGACAATGCCTTGGGATGTAAAATAAACTTTGCTTTTGGGGATTTAAAGGCAGAGGTACTTACTGCCAAGGAGAATGGAAGGGTAATGGGGGTAACTGAATCTTCCCCTCTATTACAAGGGACTGAGAAGGAGTCAGAGGCAGTTGAAGATGCGAACAACCTGGAGCAACAGAATTGTGAAATTGCAGGCCTCACTCAAGGTTTCATTGGACTCGATAGGATTAAGAAGCACACTGCAGATGTGACTGAGGCTCGTCTTAATGGAGAAAATGGGATATATTTAGGTGAAAGTGACATTAACTTTGATGACAAGCAAAATGAGCATCATGTGACAGAATACAAGAACATGTCCAATCAGGAAAAATGCTTTGAAGAAGTAACTAATGAAATGGATGATAATGGTAATGTTGATATCTGTGAACCTGAAGTTGGCACGGATAATGAAGAAAGTGAGAAAAGTTCGATATCATCTCACAATGAAAGATGGTCCAGTGACGAGACAGAATCACTTCATGATCCAGAGTGTTGTGTTGAAGAAGCTGCTCACGAATTGggagaaaataataatgatgtcaAGGAGTCTGAAGTtgcaacaaatcatgaaaaagacaagaattctttTGAATCTTCTGATGAAGATAGATGGGTAGGTAATGGTGTAGATACTGAAGCAAGTCAGCAACCTATATTCGAAGGGCAAGGGAAGACCACAGAGATATCCTTGGAAGAGGAACCGAACCAAAGCACCAGCAAGAAAGAGGAGAATCATTGCAAGAATCCAGCAATAGAAGAGAAGGAAGCTGAAGATAATTTGCAAAGGAAATTGGAGGTGGAGAAGAAACACTTCAGTAAAAAGGAAGAAGTAAAAGTGAGggaaatagaaagagaaaaagagagaatagCTGTCGAAAGGGCAATACAAGAAGCTCGTGAAAGGGCTTTTGCAGAAGCCCGAGAAAGGGCTGCTGTCAAGAGAGCAGCTGCAGAAGCTCATGAAAGGTTAAAGGCTGAGGTCAGAGAAAGGCTAGGGAAGGCTCTTCTAGAGGCCAATAATAAGTTGGCAGCTGAGAAGGCCTCATTTGAAGCCAAACTAAAAGCTGAACGTGCTGCAGTAGAGAGGGCAACCGCAGAGGCCAGGCAGCGTGCCCTTGAAAAAGCTTTGTCTGAGAAGGTTGCTTTTAAAGCAAGAAATCAGGCTGAAAAGTCTGCAGCTGAGAGATTTTCAAGCATTTCAAAAGATAATGGGATGAATTCCAGA GATAAACAATGCAATGACCCAGGCCCTTCTAGCAGTTCAAGGTATCCAGGCTCTTCAAATCATGGTG AAAGATTTAATGGAGGTAATGGTGAATCTGCTCCAAGGAATAAAGCCACATTGGAAAGGCATCAAAGAACAGCAGAGCGTGCG GCAAAAGCTCTCGCAGAGAAGAATATGCGCGAACTTCTTGCTCAGAAAGAGCAGGCAGAAAGAAAT AGACTGGCAGAAACTTTGGAAGCTGATGTCAAGAGATGGTCAAGTGGGAAGGAGAGGAACTTGCGTGCTCTGCTTTCAACACTGCCATAT ATCCTTGGCCCGGATAGTGGCTGGCAGCCAATTCCTTTGACTGAACTTGTGTCAAGTACTGCTGTGAAAAAAGCTTATCGCAAGGCCACGCTATTTGTTCACCCTGACAAGTTGCAACAACGAGGTGCAAGCATACAGCTGAAATACACCTGTGAGAAGGTTTTTGATCTTCTAAAG GATGCCTGGAACAAATTCAGTGCAGAAGAACGGTAG
- the LOC133692255 gene encoding auxilin-like protein 1 isoform X1, with protein sequence MEHQQVSSVSAAAPFSKKFSYDRGHGGKHVYDGVFSGGGGAVKLGARVLDYREIFGGTAATASSIPILDVPELNENSKVSSFGAQRADYATIFGGFGDDDFGLLHEELFAKRKKVKSSINGTRSLAEARSRNAGSKHSNVSKEQKDSSPEAPFQSIDGVKLLNVSYNKSNPGNKNGTNGMTRVAQLHAVPGYTFLVDEITPSKMTEGGKPARSVLNDSHLNANVGKSVKEDTARRKAVSGPQPRIADTNSFRSPAEFQKKSSRNRSISNDMPFDAFEIGLGRRPPSSSPTNSSYNIGGTDISKNSKFGVSRNDASRGADLPASSDEEMDANSDAAASAAALRKAIEEAQMKIKIAKELMERKNEGFQNRAKTGFNKSWKAQKSEVKTEERLKRSNELVDREMREKEDTAKQEFTGVSEGNVSKASQLTPDFGDEKKSSFANNAAGETHSKESKSTRTDNRLEAEDWESTEEFFEAADYEDIRDMPSEFEQSDNAEKMASYNHENKWSEKMTAEEKLKKPEECTEEVFNEDKVERELNSMVGAFQWNLYANFVKPSQVCHQEENEIKTRISNNHEETYQTPTVSDEWKDCETVLENLHQPEENVKLPVQELDENEDMKELKDAQDWVETKKKQREALDHKETDNRSDEVSIREENDRDLDQIYEKKQNVEGQQEERDRVECEMKQGGWNLEEYAEKLNDLHRGEISGDDGETEESEKPEKLVDDEEILKKNDQMNKPEESTKLPVHELEENEDMKELKDWVEIEKQRREALDHKETENRSDEVPIREENDRGLNQMYEKEENVEGQQEEWDRVECEMKRGWNLEEYEEKLNDLHRGEISGEDGETEKNEKLDKLVDDEEILKISDQMNGPEENTELPVQELEENEDMKGLKDAQDWVETEKKQREALDHRETENRSDEVPIGEESNGGLDQIYEKKENMEGQRKEWDRVECEMKQGGWNLEENEKLNDLHRREILGEEGKIEESEKPEELMDDEEIIKKSDQMNETENREEKAHEGIETERIRSKSCLGEQDEKTMEVTEQALRYEGDNLEMAEDANEQCENENLGGSDNALGCKINFAFGDLKAEVLTAKENGRVMGVTESSPLLQGTEKESEAVEDANNLEQQNCEIAGLTQGFIGLDRIKKHTADVTEARLNGENGIYLGESDINFDDKQNEHHVTEYKNMSNQEKCFEEVTNEMDDNGNVDICEPEVGTDNEESEKSSISSHNERWSSDETESLHDPECCVEEAAHELGENNNDVKESEVATNHEKDKNSFESSDEDRWVGNGVDTEASQQPIFEGQGKTTEISLEEEPNQSTSKKEENHCKNPAIEEKEAEDNLQRKLEVEKKHFSKKEEVKVREIEREKERIAVERAIQEARERAFAEARERAAVKRAAAEAHERLKAEVRERLGKALLEANNKLAAEKASFEAKLKAERAAVERATAEARQRALEKALSEKVAFKARNQAEKSAAERFSSISKDNGMNSRQDKQCNDPGPSSSSRYPGSSNHGERFNGGNGESAPRNKATLERHQRTAERAAKALAEKNMRELLAQKEQAERNRLAETLEADVKRWSSGKERNLRALLSTLPYILGPDSGWQPIPLTELVSSTAVKKAYRKATLFVHPDKLQQRGASIQLKYTCEKVFDLLKDAWNKFSAEER encoded by the exons ATGGAGCACCAGCAAGTCTCCTCTGTCTCTGCTGCTGCTCCGTTTTCAAAGAAGTTTAGTTATGACCGTGGACATGGCGGAAAGCATGTGTACGACGGCGTTTTTAGTGGCGGTGGTGGTGCAGTGAAGCTCGGGGCTCGAGTGTTGGATTATAGAGAGATATTTGGTGGGACTGCTGCTACTGCTTCATCGATTCCGATTCTTGATGTCCCCGAGCTGAATGAGAACAGTAAGGTCTCTTCTTTTGGTGCACAAAGGGCTGATTACGCCACGATTTTCGGTGGTTTTGGAGATGATGATTTTGGTTTGCTTCACGAAGAACTCTTTGCTAAACGAAAGAAAGTCAAGAGTTCTATCAATGGAACTCG GTCTCTAGCCGAAGCAAGGTCGCGGAATGCCGGGTCAAAACATTCTAATGTCTCAAAAGAGCAAAAAGATTCATCACCTGAAGCACCATTCCAGTCGATTGATGGTGTAAAACTGCTTAACGTGTCTTATAATAAAAGCAACCCAGGGAACAAAAATGGGACAAATGGAATGACACGTGTTGCTCAACTTCATGCAGTTCCTGGCTATACTTTTCTAGTTGATGAAATCACCCCCTCAAAGATGACTGAAGGTGGCAAGCCAGCACGATCAGTCCTAAATGATTCTCATCTCAATGCTAATGTTGGTAAGAGTGTGAAGGAAGACACAGCTCGCAGGAAAGCTGTGTCAGGTCCACAACCCAGAATTGCTGACACAAATAGTTTTAGAAGTCCCGCTGAGTTTCAGAAGAAATCAAGTCGAAATAGATCCATTTCGAATGATATGCCTTTTGATGCGTTTGAAATTGGCCTAGGCAGACGTCCACCTTCAAGCTCACCAACTAATTCCAGCTATAATATTGGTGGCACCGATATATCAAAGAATTCCAAGTTTGGAGTTTCTAGAAATGATGCTTCTAGAGGTGCAGATTTACCAGCTTCTTCTGATGAGGAAATGGATGCAAATTCAGATGCTGCTGCCTCAGCAGCTGCACTTAGAAAGGCAATAGAGGAGGCTCAAATGAAGATTAAAATTGCAAAAGAATTGATGGAAAGAAAGAACGAAGGGTTTCAAAATCGTGCAAAGACAGGCTTTAATAAAAGCTGGAAAGCTCAGAAGAGCGAGGTTAAAACTGAAGAAAGATTAAAAAGATCCAATGAGCTGGTGGATCGGGAAATGCGTGAAAAAGAGGATACTGCAAAGCAAGAATTCACTGGCGTATCAGAGGGTAATGTGTCAAAAGCAAGCCAACTAACTCCAGATTTTGGAGATGAGAAGAAATCTTCTTTTGCTAATAATGCTGCTGGAGAAACACACAGCAAGGAATCCAAGTCAACTAGAACAGATAATAGGCTGGAAGCTGAAGACTGGGAATCAACAGAAGAGTTTTTTGAAGCTGCGGACTATGAGGATATCAGGGACatgccatcagaatttgagcagtCAGACAATGCAGAGAAAATGGCATCATataatcatgaaaataaatggagCGAGAAGATGACtgcagaagaaaaattaaaaaagccaGAGGAGTGCACTGAGGAAGTTTTTAATGAGGACAAGGTCGAGAGAGAACTAAATTCAATGGTAGGAGCATTTCAGTGGAATTTATATGCAAACTTTGTTAAGCCATCACAAGTTTGCCATcaggaagaaaatgaaatcaaaacGAGAATTTCTAATAACCATGAAGAAACTTATCAAACACCTACAGTCTCTGATGAATGGAAAGACTGTGAAACTGTGCTGGAAAATCTTCACCAACCTGAAGAAAACGTAAAACTTCCAGTCCAGGAGTTGGATGAAAATGAAGATATGAAGGAACTAAAAGATGCTCAGGACTGGGTCGAAACCAAGAAGAAACAAAGGGAGGCATTGGATCACAAGGAAACGGATAATAGATCAGATGAAGTTTCTATCAGGGAGGAGAATGACAGAGACCTTGATCAgatatatgagaaaaaacaaaatgtggAGGGACAGCAAGAAGAACGGGACAGGGTAGAATGTGAAATGAAACAAGGAGGTTGGAACCTAGAAGAATATGCGGAGAAACTAAATGATTTGCACAGGGGAGAAATATCAGGCGATGATGGTGAGACAGAAGAGAGTGAGAAGCCAGAAAAACTAGTGGATGATGAGgagatactaaaaaaaaatgatcagatGAATAAACCTGAAGAAAGCACGAAACTTCCGGTCCATGAGTTGGAGGAAAATGAAGATATGAAGGAACTAAAGGACTGGGTGGAAATCGAGAAGCAACGAAGGGAGGCATTAGATCATAAGGAAACAGAGAATAGATCAGATGAAGTTCCTATTAGGGAGGAGAATGACAGAGGCCTCAATCAGATGtatgagaaagaagaaaatgtgGAGGGACAGCAAGAAGAATGGGACAGGGTAGAATGTGAAATGAAACGAGGTTGGAACCTAGAAGAATACGAGGAGAAACTAAATGATTTGCACAGGGGAGAAATATCAGGCGAAGATGGTGAGACAGAAAAGAATGAGAAGCTGGATAAACTTGTGGATGATGAGGAGATACTAAAAATAAGTGATCAGATGAATGGACCTGAAGAAAACACAGAACTTCCAGTCCAGGAGTTGGAGGAAAATGAAGATATGAAGGGACTAAAAGATGCTCAGGATTGGGTGGAAACTGAGAAGAAACAAAGGGAGGCACTAGATCATAGGGAAACAGAGAATAGATCAGATGAAGTTCCTATTGGAGAGGAGAGCAACGGAGGCCTCGATCAGATAtatgagaagaaagaaaacatggAGGGACAGCGAAAAGAATGGGACAGGGTAGAATGTGAAATGAAACAAGGAGGTTGGAACCTAGAAGAAAATGAGAAACTAAATGACTTGCACAGAAGAGAAATATTAGGCGAAGAGGGTAAGATAGAAGAGAGTGAGAAGCCAGAAGAACTCATGGATGATGAGGAAATAATCAAAAAGAGTGATCAGATGAATGAAACTGAGAATAGAGAAGAGAAGGCACACGAAGGGATAGAAACTGAGAGGATAAGATCCAAGAGTTGCCTGGGGGAACAAGATGAGAAGACCATGGAAGTGACTGAACAGGCCTTAAGATACGAGGGGGACAATCTTGAAATGGCCGAGGATGCAAATGAGCAGTGTGAAAATGAGAACCTGGGTGGGAGTGACAATGCCTTGGGATGTAAAATAAACTTTGCTTTTGGGGATTTAAAGGCAGAGGTACTTACTGCCAAGGAGAATGGAAGGGTAATGGGGGTAACTGAATCTTCCCCTCTATTACAAGGGACTGAGAAGGAGTCAGAGGCAGTTGAAGATGCGAACAACCTGGAGCAACAGAATTGTGAAATTGCAGGCCTCACTCAAGGTTTCATTGGACTCGATAGGATTAAGAAGCACACTGCAGATGTGACTGAGGCTCGTCTTAATGGAGAAAATGGGATATATTTAGGTGAAAGTGACATTAACTTTGATGACAAGCAAAATGAGCATCATGTGACAGAATACAAGAACATGTCCAATCAGGAAAAATGCTTTGAAGAAGTAACTAATGAAATGGATGATAATGGTAATGTTGATATCTGTGAACCTGAAGTTGGCACGGATAATGAAGAAAGTGAGAAAAGTTCGATATCATCTCACAATGAAAGATGGTCCAGTGACGAGACAGAATCACTTCATGATCCAGAGTGTTGTGTTGAAGAAGCTGCTCACGAATTGggagaaaataataatgatgtcaAGGAGTCTGAAGTtgcaacaaatcatgaaaaagacaagaattctttTGAATCTTCTGATGAAGATAGATGGGTAGGTAATGGTGTAGATACTGAAGCAAGTCAGCAACCTATATTCGAAGGGCAAGGGAAGACCACAGAGATATCCTTGGAAGAGGAACCGAACCAAAGCACCAGCAAGAAAGAGGAGAATCATTGCAAGAATCCAGCAATAGAAGAGAAGGAAGCTGAAGATAATTTGCAAAGGAAATTGGAGGTGGAGAAGAAACACTTCAGTAAAAAGGAAGAAGTAAAAGTGAGggaaatagaaagagaaaaagagagaatagCTGTCGAAAGGGCAATACAAGAAGCTCGTGAAAGGGCTTTTGCAGAAGCCCGAGAAAGGGCTGCTGTCAAGAGAGCAGCTGCAGAAGCTCATGAAAGGTTAAAGGCTGAGGTCAGAGAAAGGCTAGGGAAGGCTCTTCTAGAGGCCAATAATAAGTTGGCAGCTGAGAAGGCCTCATTTGAAGCCAAACTAAAAGCTGAACGTGCTGCAGTAGAGAGGGCAACCGCAGAGGCCAGGCAGCGTGCCCTTGAAAAAGCTTTGTCTGAGAAGGTTGCTTTTAAAGCAAGAAATCAGGCTGAAAAGTCTGCAGCTGAGAGATTTTCAAGCATTTCAAAAGATAATGGGATGAATTCCAGA CAGGATAAACAATGCAATGACCCAGGCCCTTCTAGCAGTTCAAGGTATCCAGGCTCTTCAAATCATGGTG AAAGATTTAATGGAGGTAATGGTGAATCTGCTCCAAGGAATAAAGCCACATTGGAAAGGCATCAAAGAACAGCAGAGCGTGCG GCAAAAGCTCTCGCAGAGAAGAATATGCGCGAACTTCTTGCTCAGAAAGAGCAGGCAGAAAGAAAT AGACTGGCAGAAACTTTGGAAGCTGATGTCAAGAGATGGTCAAGTGGGAAGGAGAGGAACTTGCGTGCTCTGCTTTCAACACTGCCATAT ATCCTTGGCCCGGATAGTGGCTGGCAGCCAATTCCTTTGACTGAACTTGTGTCAAGTACTGCTGTGAAAAAAGCTTATCGCAAGGCCACGCTATTTGTTCACCCTGACAAGTTGCAACAACGAGGTGCAAGCATACAGCTGAAATACACCTGTGAGAAGGTTTTTGATCTTCTAAAG GATGCCTGGAACAAATTCAGTGCAGAAGAACGGTAG